The following coding sequences are from one Pseudonocardia sp. HH130630-07 window:
- the pgsA gene encoding phosphatidylinositol phosphate synthase codes for MLNLFARGHVNRLTDPIGRGLIGRGINPDTVTIAGTLGAVAAAVLLLPSGWLVLGSVLVTLFVLTDLVDGAMARARGYGTPFGAVLDSTCDRMVDGAIFGALAWWALTAGAEPVAGAAALVALVGGQIVSYVKARAESVGLTAEGGLVERAERLILGLVGAFLSGIGVPYALSVALGVLAVGTVVTLGQRILAVRRSAHESSRA; via the coding sequence ATGCTCAACCTGTTCGCCCGCGGGCACGTCAACCGGCTCACCGACCCGATCGGCCGGGGCCTGATCGGCCGCGGGATCAACCCCGACACGGTGACGATCGCCGGCACGCTGGGTGCCGTCGCCGCCGCGGTGCTCCTCCTGCCGTCCGGGTGGCTCGTCCTCGGCTCCGTGCTGGTGACGCTGTTCGTGCTCACCGACCTCGTCGACGGCGCCATGGCCCGGGCCCGCGGGTACGGCACGCCGTTCGGCGCCGTGCTCGACTCCACCTGCGACCGGATGGTCGACGGGGCGATCTTCGGGGCGCTGGCGTGGTGGGCGCTGACCGCGGGGGCCGAGCCGGTCGCCGGGGCCGCGGCGCTCGTCGCCCTGGTCGGCGGGCAGATCGTGTCCTACGTGAAGGCCCGGGCGGAGTCGGTCGGGCTCACGGCCGAGGGTGGGCTCGTCGAGCGGGCCGAACGGCTGATCCTCGGTCTGGTCGGTGCGTTCCTGTCCGGGATCGGCGTGCCCTACGCGCTGAGCGTGGCGCTCGGCGTGCTGGCGGTCGGGACGGTGGTGACCCTGGGCCAGCGGATCCTGGCGGTGCGCCGCAGCGCCCACGAGTCCAGCCGTGCCTGA
- a CDS encoding HIT family protein, whose protein sequence is MPQEWVPQEGVGTPDGFARLWTPHRLAYIKSTTDTGCPFCRIGRAEPSADADNLVVARGDAVFALLNLHPYNPGHLMVLPYRHVADLEDLTDPESAELMAFTRQAVVTMKRVAAPHAFNVGLNLGHVAGGSLAEHLHQHVVPRWGGDANFIAVVGQTKVIPQLLAETRAQLAGAWEPPGHGGADRD, encoded by the coding sequence ATGCCGCAGGAGTGGGTGCCGCAGGAAGGGGTCGGGACACCGGACGGGTTCGCCCGGCTGTGGACCCCGCACCGGCTCGCCTACATCAAGAGCACCACGGACACCGGCTGCCCGTTCTGCCGGATCGGGCGGGCGGAACCGTCCGCGGACGCGGACAACCTCGTCGTCGCCCGCGGTGACGCGGTGTTCGCGCTGCTCAACCTGCACCCGTACAACCCGGGGCACCTGATGGTGCTCCCGTACCGGCACGTCGCCGACCTGGAGGACCTGACCGATCCGGAGTCCGCCGAGCTGATGGCGTTCACCCGGCAGGCGGTGGTGACGATGAAGCGGGTCGCCGCACCGCACGCGTTCAACGTGGGACTGAACCTCGGCCACGTCGCGGGCGGGTCGCTGGCCGAGCACCTGCACCAGCACGTCGTACCGCGCTGGGGCGGGGACGCGAACTTCATCGCCGTCGTCGGGCAGACGAAGGTGATCCCGCAGCTGCTGGCCGAGACCCGGGCCCAGCTGGCCGGGGCGTGGGAGCCGCCCGGGCACGGAGGGGCCGACCGGGACTAG
- the thrS gene encoding threonine--tRNA ligase → MRVPAGTTAGARVREGGLPTTGPDAIVVVRDAEGALRDLGWAPEADTDVVAVRANTEEGRSVIRHSAAHVLAQAVQQLFPKAKLGIGPPVTDGFYYDFDVDTPFTPDDLKKIESAMKKIVKAGQRFERRRFADKAEARTELADEPYKLELIDLKGGADADGEVMEVDASGELTVYDNVHAHTGAVVWSDLCRGPHLPTTKYIPAFTLTRSAAAYWRGNQDNAQLQRIYGTAWESQEAQDAYLDRIAEAERRDHRRLGSELDLFSFPDEIGSGLPVFHPKGGVVRKELEDYSRLRHAESGYEFVYSPHATKGQLFELSGHLDWYADGMYPPMQLDEERDADGNVRRAAVDYYLKPMNCPMHNLIFRSRGRSYRELPLRLFEFGTVYRYEKSGVVHGLTRARGFSQDDAHIYCTREQMGDEVRSLLQFVLDLLRDYGLDDFYLELSTRNPEKSIGSDESWAEATEVLRDAAESFGLELRDDPGGAAFYAPKISVQARDAIGRYWQMSTIQVDLMLPDRFELEYTANDGSRQRPVMIHRALFGSIERFFGVLTEHYAGAFPAWLAPVQVVGIPVTDAQEPYVREIASALRAQGIRIDVDAGDDRMQKKIRTHTLQKVPFLLLAGGRDVEAGAVSFRFRDGSQTNGVPVDTAVRAIVAWVRSRNNASPDAAAFAVQPAPSSAADATA, encoded by the coding sequence ATCCGGGTGCCGGCCGGGACGACCGCCGGCGCGCGCGTGCGGGAGGGCGGCCTGCCGACCACCGGGCCGGACGCGATCGTCGTCGTCCGGGACGCCGAGGGCGCGCTGCGCGACCTGGGCTGGGCCCCGGAGGCCGACACCGACGTCGTCGCGGTGCGGGCGAACACCGAGGAGGGGCGCAGTGTCATCCGGCACTCCGCGGCCCACGTGCTCGCCCAGGCCGTGCAGCAGCTGTTCCCGAAGGCGAAGCTGGGCATCGGCCCGCCGGTCACCGACGGCTTCTACTACGACTTCGACGTCGACACCCCCTTCACCCCCGACGATCTGAAGAAGATCGAGTCGGCGATGAAGAAGATCGTCAAGGCCGGGCAGCGGTTCGAGCGCCGCCGGTTCGCCGACAAGGCCGAGGCCCGCACCGAGCTGGCCGACGAGCCCTACAAGCTGGAGCTGATCGACCTCAAGGGCGGTGCCGACGCCGACGGCGAGGTCATGGAGGTCGACGCCAGCGGCGAGCTGACCGTCTACGACAACGTCCACGCCCACACCGGCGCCGTCGTGTGGTCCGACCTGTGCCGCGGCCCGCACCTGCCGACCACGAAGTACATCCCCGCCTTCACCCTCACCCGGTCCGCCGCCGCGTACTGGCGGGGCAACCAGGACAACGCCCAGCTGCAGCGCATCTACGGCACCGCGTGGGAGTCCCAGGAGGCGCAGGACGCCTACCTCGACCGGATCGCCGAGGCCGAGCGCCGGGACCACCGCCGGCTGGGCTCGGAGCTGGACCTGTTCAGCTTCCCGGACGAGATCGGTTCCGGCCTGCCGGTCTTCCACCCGAAGGGCGGGGTCGTCCGCAAGGAGCTGGAGGACTACTCGCGGCTGCGGCACGCCGAGTCCGGCTACGAGTTCGTCTACTCGCCGCACGCCACCAAGGGTCAGCTGTTCGAGCTGTCCGGGCACCTCGACTGGTACGCCGACGGCATGTACCCGCCCATGCAGCTGGACGAGGAGCGCGACGCCGACGGCAACGTCCGCCGGGCGGCCGTCGACTACTACCTCAAGCCGATGAACTGCCCGATGCACAATCTCATCTTCCGGTCCCGCGGGCGGTCCTACCGGGAGCTGCCGCTGCGGCTGTTCGAGTTCGGCACCGTCTACCGGTACGAGAAGTCCGGCGTCGTGCACGGCCTGACCCGGGCCCGCGGCTTCTCCCAGGACGACGCGCACATCTACTGCACCCGCGAGCAGATGGGCGACGAGGTCCGCTCGCTGCTGCAGTTCGTGCTGGACCTGCTGCGCGACTACGGGCTCGACGACTTCTACCTGGAACTCTCGACCCGCAACCCGGAGAAGTCGATCGGCTCCGACGAGTCCTGGGCCGAGGCGACCGAGGTGCTGCGGGACGCGGCGGAGAGCTTCGGCCTGGAGCTGCGCGACGACCCGGGCGGGGCCGCCTTCTACGCGCCGAAGATCTCCGTGCAGGCGCGGGACGCGATCGGCCGCTACTGGCAGATGTCCACCATCCAGGTCGACCTCATGCTGCCGGACCGCTTCGAGCTGGAGTACACCGCGAACGACGGGTCCCGGCAGCGTCCGGTCATGATCCACCGCGCGCTGTTCGGGTCGATCGAGCGTTTCTTCGGCGTGCTGACCGAGCACTACGCCGGTGCCTTCCCGGCCTGGCTGGCGCCGGTCCAGGTGGTCGGCATCCCGGTGACCGACGCCCAGGAGCCCTACGTGCGCGAGATCGCCTCGGCCCTGCGCGCGCAGGGGATCCGGATCGACGTCGACGCCGGCGACGACCGCATGCAGAAGAAGATCCGCACCCACACGCTGCAGAAGGTCCCGTTCCTGCTGCTGGCCGGCGGCCGGGACGTCGAGGCGGGCGCGGTGAGCTTCCGGTTCCGGGACGGCTCGCAGACCAACGGCGTGCCGGTCGACACCGCGGTGCGGGCGATCGTCGCGTGGGTGCGGTCGCGGAACAACGCCTCGCCGGACGCCGCGGCGTTCGCCGTGCAGCCCGCCCCGTCGTCCGCCGCGGACGCCACGGCCTGA